The following proteins are encoded in a genomic region of Musa acuminata AAA Group cultivar baxijiao chromosome BXJ2-11, Cavendish_Baxijiao_AAA, whole genome shotgun sequence:
- the LOC135627939 gene encoding mitogen-activated protein kinase kinase 9-like, with amino-acid sequence MAIVRERRLPHLNLTLEIPDPASASGCGLRFPLPPPPPPPTTMIPCSTSSSSSAPAPAPAPAPAPSAEFRISDFEKLRVLGHGNGGTVYKVRHRRTAAVYALKVVHTDAALRCQVYREVDILRRVAESNHVVRFHAVVPTPSGDVALLLEHMDGGSLDALLRRRPFPEPAVAAIARQALLGLAELHSRNIVHRDIKPANLLINAAGEVKIADFGVGKVLRRSLDPCDSYVGTCAYMSPERFDPESHGGDYDPYAADVWSLGLAVLELHRGHFPLLPEGARPDWATLMVAICFGEAARAVTERAASGEFRGFIECCLQKESGKRWSVAELLGHPFVAGADGAESERALRDLLREDSDES; translated from the coding sequence ATGGCCATCGTCCGTGAGCGAAGGCTCCCCCACCTCAATCTCACCCTCGAGATCCCCGACCCCGCTTCCGCCTCCGGGTGCGGCCTTCGATTTCcccttccgccgccgccgccgccgccgacgacGATGATTCCGTGCTCCACGTCTTCTTCCTCGtccgcccccgcccccgcccccgcccccgcccccgccccGTCGGCCGAGTTCCGGATCTCGGACTTCGAGAAGCTCCGGGTCCTCGGCCACGGCAACGGGGGCACCGTCTACAAGGTGCGTCACCGCCGCACCGCCGCCGTGTACGCCCTCAAGGTGGTGCACACCGATGCCGCCCTCCGCTGCCAGGTGTACCGCGAGGTCGACATCCTCCGCCGTGTGGCTGAATCCAACCACGTCGTCCGGTTCCACGCCGTCGTCCCCACCCCCTCCGGCGACGTCGCTCTCCTCCTCGAGCACATGGACGGCGGGTCCCTCGACGCCCTGCTCCGCCGCCGGCCCTTCCCGGAGCCCGCCGTCGCCGCTATCGCTCGCCAGGCCCTCCTCGGTCTGGCCGAGCTCCACTCCCGCAACATCGTCCACCGCGATATCAAGCCCGCCAACCTCCTCATCAACGCCGCCGGCGAGGTCAAGATCGCGGACTTCGGGGTGGGCAAGGTGCTCCGGCGGTCCCTCGACCCCTGTGACTCCTACGTGGGCACGTGCGCCTATATGAGCCCGGAGCGGTTCGACCCGGAGTCGCACGGCGGCGACTACGACCCCTACGCGGCCGACGTGTGGAGCCTGGGCCTGGCGGTGCTGGAGCTGCACCGAGGCCACTTCCCGCTGCTCCCGGAAGGGGCACGCCCCGACTGGGCGACGCTGATGGTGGCGATCTGCTTCGGGGAGGCAGCGCGGGCGGTGACGGAGAGGGCGGCCTCGGGAGAGTTCCGGGGGTTCATCGAGTGCTGCCTGCAGAAGGAGAGCGGGAAGAGGTGGTCAGTGGCGGAGCTGCTGGGGCACCCCTTCGTGGCGGGGGCGGACGGGGCCGAGTCGGAGCGGGCGCTCCGGGACCTGCTGCGGGAGGACTCGGACGAGTCGTGA
- the LOC135627938 gene encoding microtubule-associated protein 70-1-like, protein MSDLFDDGGEGFACEATWGNATPAVVMASASFKGEGKAAPALRRRASMKPNVEVEEFINLLHGSDPVRVELNRLENEVRDKDRELSEAQSEIKALRLSERAREKAVEELTEELTKMDEKLKLAESLLENRNLEIKKINDEKREALAAQFAAEATLRRVHSAQKDDDMPPIEAILAPLEAELKLTRHENVKLQDDNRALDRLTKSKEVALLEAERTVQIALAKASLVDDLQNKNQDLMKQIEICQEENKILDKMHRQKVAEVEKLSQTVRELEEAVLAGGAAANAVRDYRRKVQEMSEEMKILDRELARAKVTANRVAVVVANEWKDANDKVMPVKQWLEERRFMQGEMQQLRDKLAIAERTARSEAQLKEKFQLRLKVLEEGLRISASGTNRTSVDGKSTNNSPSGRQSLCGADNVTKSVDGFLSKRPSFQMRYSISGSTVLKHAKGASKSFDGGTRSLDRSKVLVNAAGLSMNESSDATESDVSRNSWKENPDKRTSELPDVDSVDCVSGLLYDMLQREVITLRKACYEKDQSLKDKDDAIEMLAKKVDTLTKAMEVEAKKMRREVALMEKEVAAMRVEKEQDNKSKRLGGSKGPTNSSQLLPGRNAPRSGLTRNL, encoded by the exons ATGTCAGATCTGTTCGACGACGGCGGGGAGGGGTTCGCTTGCGAGGCCACCTGGGGGAACGCGACGCCGGCGGTCGTGATGGCGTCTGCTTCGTTCAAGGGCGAGGGGAAGGCGGCGCCGGCACTGAGGCGAAGGGCTTCCATGAAGCCGAACGTGGAGGTGGAGGAGTTCATCAATTTGCTCCATGGATCGGATCCGGTGAGGGTCGAGCTCAATAGGCTCGAGAATGAAGTTAGAG ACAAAGATCGTGAATTGTCAGAGGCACAGTCGGAGATCAAGGCTCTGCGGTTGTCTGAGCGTGCGAGAGAGAAGGCAGTCGAAGAG CTGACAGAAGAATTGACTAAGATGGATGAGAAGCTCAAGCTCGCTGAATCACTCCTTGAAAACAGG AATCttgaaattaagaaaataaatgaCGAGAAAAGGGAAGCCTTGGCTGCCCAGTTTGCAGCAGAGGCAACACTTAGAAGAGTTCATTCAGCTCAAAAAGATGATGATATGCCCCCAATTGAAGCCATTCTCGCACCTCTTGAGGCAGAGTTGAAGCTTACACGGCACGAG AATGTGAAGCTACAGGATGACAACAGAGCATTAGATCGTCTTACCAAATCAAAGGAAGTGGCACTATTGGAAGCAGAACGGACTGTACAGATTGCTTTAGCAAAGGCTTCTTTAGTGGATGATCTACAAAATAAGAACCAGGATTTAATGAAACAAATTGAGATCTGTCAG GAAGAGAACAAGATCTTGGATAAAATGCACCGACAAAAGGTTGCTGAGGTTGAAAAGCTTAGCCAGACTGTGCGAGAACTAGAAGAGGCTGTTCTTGCAGGGGGCGCAGCTGCAAATGCTGTTAGAGATTACCGGCGAAAAGTTCAGGAGATGAGT GAAGAGATGAAAATTCTTGACCGTGAACTTGCTCGAGCCAAGGTCACAGCTAATAGGGTTGCAGTGGTGGTGGCAAATGAATGGAAAGATGCCAATGACAAAGTAATGCCTGTTAAACAGTGGCTTGAAGAGCGAAGGTTCATGCAG GGTGAAATGCAGCAACTTCGAGATAAGCTTGCTATAGCTGAACGTACTGCAAGATCCGAAGCTCAGTTGAAA GAGAAGTTTCAGTTACGGCTCAAGGTTTTAGAAGAGGGATTGAGAATTTCAGCAAGTGGTACTAATCGAACTAGTGTAGATGGAAAGAGTACAAACAATAGTCCTTCAGGTCGTCAATCCCTTTGTGGAGCTGATAATGTGACAAAGAGTGTTGATGGCTTCCTATCAAAGAGACCATCTTTTCAGATGAGGTATTCTATTTCTGGTAGCACAGTGTTGAAACATGCCAAAGGGGCATCAAAGTCATTTGATGGTGGCACTAGGTCTTTAGATCGCAGCAAAGTCCTTGTGAATGCAGCAGGTCTATCAATGAATGAATCGTCTGATGCAACTGAGAGTGATGTCTCACGTAACAGTTGGAAGGAAAATCCAGATAAGAGAACCAGTGAGTTACCTGATGTTGACTCAGTTGATTGTGTCTCTGGGCTACTGTATGACATGTTGCAAAGGGAGGTAATCACACTCAGAAAAGCATGCTATGAGAAGGACCAAAGCTTAAAAGACAAAGATGATGCAATTGAG ATGCTGGCCAAGAAAGTTGATACATTGACTAAAGCAATGGAGGTGGAGGCAAAAAAGATGAGAAGAGAAGTAGCTTTAATGGAGAAAGAAGTGGCTGCTATGCGAGTGGAGAAAGAACAAGATAATAAGTCTAAGCGACTTGGAGGTTCCAAGGGTCCAACAAATAGTTCTCAATTGCTGCCAGGAag GAATGCCCCTCGAAGTGGGTTGACGCGCAATCTATAG
- the LOC135627242 gene encoding glucan endo-1,3-beta-glucosidase 3-like isoform X1: protein MMGEDNVPQPQSSACIRCLPILMCSPTSSPRHPSPLLPPPHSLSLPLLLKSLSRSGSRTKMWSFWAAVAPPPHAFRRKRVKSMALRLLFLFLSLSAIYADEGAYIGVNVGTALSNMPSPTMVAALLKSQQIRNVRLYDADPAMLAALTNTGIRVTVSVPNEQLLAVGQSNATAANWVARNVVAHVPAVNITAIAVGSEVLTALPNAAPLLVPALRYIHSALVAANLDGVIKVSTPHSSSLILDSFPPSQAFFNRTLEPVFVPMLKFLQSTGSYLMLNVYPYYDYLQSNGIIPLDYALFRPLPPNKEAVDANTLLHYTNVFDAVVDAAYFAMAYLNVTNLPVVVMESGWPHKGDPTTEPDATTDNANTYNSNLIRHVINSTGTPKHPGVSVPTYIYELYDEDLRPGVTSEKFWGLFDANGVPAYTLHLTGSGMLLANDTSSQTFCVAKEGADEKLLQAGIDWACGPGKVDCSLLTQGKPCYDPDTVEAHASYAFNEYYHGMGMAVGTCHFSGVAAITTTDPSHDSCLFSGSGGRNGTVLNGTSLATSPNSTSSTSSDAHSFYQSKVVLQIVEALLSGLVFL from the exons ATGATGGGAGAGGACAACGTACCCCAACCCCAGTCGTCTGCTTGTATAAGATGCCTGCCCATTTTGATGTGCTCCCCTACCTCCAGCCCTCGTCACCCGTCGCCCCTCCTCCCCCcgccccactctctctctctccccctcctttTGAAATCCTTGTCTAGGTCGGGATCGAGAACAAAGATGTGGAGTTTCTGGGCTGCCGTCGCTCCACCGCCGCATGCGTTCCGGAGAAAGAGGGTGAAATCGATGGCGCTTCGTCTCCTGTTCCTCTTTTTATCTCTCTCTGCGATCTACGCCGACGAAG GGGCGTACATCGGCGTCAACGTCGGCACGGCGCTGTCGAACATGCCGTCGCCGACGATGGTGGCGGCGCTGTTGAAGTCGCAGCAGATCCGCAACGTACGGCTTTACGACGCCGACCCGGCCATGTTGGCCGCCCTTACCAACACCGGCATCCGCGTCACCGTCTCCGTCCCAAACGAGCAGCTCCTCGCCGTCGGCCAGTCCAACGCCACCGCCGCCAACTGGGTCGCCCGCAACGTCGTCGCCCACGTCCCCGCCGTCAACATCACCGCCATCGCCGTCGGCTCCGAGGTCTTGACCGCTCTCCCCAACGCCGCCCCCTTGCTCGTGCCCGCGCTACGCTACATCCACTCCGCGCTCGTGGCCGCCAACCTCGACGGCGTCATCAAGGTCTCCACGCCGCactcctcctccttgatcctcgacTCCTTCCCGCCGTCGCAGGCCTTCTTCAACCGCACCCTCGAGCCGGTCTTCGTGCCCATGCTCAAGTTTCTCCAGTCCACCGGTTCCTATCTCATGCTCAACGTCTACCCCTACTACGACTACCTGCAATCAAACGGCATCATCCCATTGGATTACGCTCTTTTCCGCCCGCTTCCACCGAACAAGGAGGCGGTCGATGCCAACACCCTTCTCCACTACACCAATGTCTTCGATGCAGTCGTCGACGCCGCCTACTTCGCCATGGCCTACCTCAACGTCACCAATTTGCCGGTCGTCGTCATGGAGTCAGGGTGGCCGCACAAGGGTGACCCGACGACGGAGCCTGACGCCACCACCGACAATGCGAACACCTACAACAGCAACCTCATCCGCCATGTGATCAACAGTACCGGCACGCCCAAGCACCCAGGGGTCTCGGTGCCCACCTACATTTACGAGCTCTACGACGAGGATCTCCGCCCAGGGGTGACGTCGGAGAAGTTCTGGGGGTTGTTCGATGCGAATGGCGTGCCGGCGTACACGCTGCACCTGACGGGGTCGGGGATGCTGCTGGCGAATGACACCTCGAGCCAGACGTTTTGTGTCGCCAAGGAGGGAGCAGACGAGAAGTTGCTGCAAGCGGGGATCGACTGGGCGTGCGGGCCAGGGAAGGTGGATTGTTCTCTCCTGACGCAGGGGAAGCCCTGCTATGACCCTGACACAGTGGAGGCGCACGCTTCATATGCGTTTAACGAGTATTACCATGGGATGGGGATGGCAGTCGGGACATGCCACTTCAGCGGGGTTGCTGCTATCACCACAACAGATCCAA GTCATGACTCTTGTTTGTTTTCTGGAAG TGGTGGGAGAAATGGCACGGTTCTGAATGGCACCTCATTGGCTACTTCCCCTAACTCAACTTCATCCACGTCTAGTGATGCTCACAGTTTCTACCAATCCAAAGTAGTTCTCCAAATCGTTGAAGCTCTACTATCGGGACTGGTGTTTTTGTAG
- the LOC135627242 gene encoding glucan endo-1,3-beta-glucosidase 3-like isoform X2, which produces MMGEDNVPQPQSSACIRCLPILMCSPTSSPRHPSPLLPPPHSLSLPLLLKSLSRSGSRTKMWSFWAAVAPPPHAFRRKRVKSMALRLLFLFLSLSAIYADEGAYIGVNVGTALSNMPSPTMVAALLKSQQIRNVRLYDADPAMLAALTNTGIRVTVSVPNEQLLAVGQSNATAANWVARNVVAHVPAVNITAIAVGSEVLTALPNAAPLLVPALRYIHSALVAANLDGVIKVSTPHSSSLILDSFPPSQAFFNRTLEPVFVPMLKFLQSTGSYLMLNVYPYYDYLQSNGIIPLDYALFRPLPPNKEAVDANTLLHYTNVFDAVVDAAYFAMAYLNVTNLPVVVMESGWPHKGDPTTEPDATTDNANTYNSNLIRHVINSTGTPKHPGVSVPTYIYELYDEDLRPGVTSEKFWGLFDANGVPAYTLHLTGSGMLLANDTSSQTFCVAKEGADEKLLQAGIDWACGPGKVDCSLLTQGKPCYDPDTVEAHASYAFNEYYHGMGMAVGTCHFSGVAAITTTDPMVGEMARF; this is translated from the exons ATGATGGGAGAGGACAACGTACCCCAACCCCAGTCGTCTGCTTGTATAAGATGCCTGCCCATTTTGATGTGCTCCCCTACCTCCAGCCCTCGTCACCCGTCGCCCCTCCTCCCCCcgccccactctctctctctccccctcctttTGAAATCCTTGTCTAGGTCGGGATCGAGAACAAAGATGTGGAGTTTCTGGGCTGCCGTCGCTCCACCGCCGCATGCGTTCCGGAGAAAGAGGGTGAAATCGATGGCGCTTCGTCTCCTGTTCCTCTTTTTATCTCTCTCTGCGATCTACGCCGACGAAG GGGCGTACATCGGCGTCAACGTCGGCACGGCGCTGTCGAACATGCCGTCGCCGACGATGGTGGCGGCGCTGTTGAAGTCGCAGCAGATCCGCAACGTACGGCTTTACGACGCCGACCCGGCCATGTTGGCCGCCCTTACCAACACCGGCATCCGCGTCACCGTCTCCGTCCCAAACGAGCAGCTCCTCGCCGTCGGCCAGTCCAACGCCACCGCCGCCAACTGGGTCGCCCGCAACGTCGTCGCCCACGTCCCCGCCGTCAACATCACCGCCATCGCCGTCGGCTCCGAGGTCTTGACCGCTCTCCCCAACGCCGCCCCCTTGCTCGTGCCCGCGCTACGCTACATCCACTCCGCGCTCGTGGCCGCCAACCTCGACGGCGTCATCAAGGTCTCCACGCCGCactcctcctccttgatcctcgacTCCTTCCCGCCGTCGCAGGCCTTCTTCAACCGCACCCTCGAGCCGGTCTTCGTGCCCATGCTCAAGTTTCTCCAGTCCACCGGTTCCTATCTCATGCTCAACGTCTACCCCTACTACGACTACCTGCAATCAAACGGCATCATCCCATTGGATTACGCTCTTTTCCGCCCGCTTCCACCGAACAAGGAGGCGGTCGATGCCAACACCCTTCTCCACTACACCAATGTCTTCGATGCAGTCGTCGACGCCGCCTACTTCGCCATGGCCTACCTCAACGTCACCAATTTGCCGGTCGTCGTCATGGAGTCAGGGTGGCCGCACAAGGGTGACCCGACGACGGAGCCTGACGCCACCACCGACAATGCGAACACCTACAACAGCAACCTCATCCGCCATGTGATCAACAGTACCGGCACGCCCAAGCACCCAGGGGTCTCGGTGCCCACCTACATTTACGAGCTCTACGACGAGGATCTCCGCCCAGGGGTGACGTCGGAGAAGTTCTGGGGGTTGTTCGATGCGAATGGCGTGCCGGCGTACACGCTGCACCTGACGGGGTCGGGGATGCTGCTGGCGAATGACACCTCGAGCCAGACGTTTTGTGTCGCCAAGGAGGGAGCAGACGAGAAGTTGCTGCAAGCGGGGATCGACTGGGCGTGCGGGCCAGGGAAGGTGGATTGTTCTCTCCTGACGCAGGGGAAGCCCTGCTATGACCCTGACACAGTGGAGGCGCACGCTTCATATGCGTTTAACGAGTATTACCATGGGATGGGGATGGCAGTCGGGACATGCCACTTCAGCGGGGTTGCTGCTATCACCACAACAGATCCAA TGGTGGGAGAAATGGCACGGTTCTGA